The genome window CGCGGAGAGCGGCGACGTTTCGGCGAGTTCCGGGAGGACGAACCCTTCGCGTGGCGGGTCGGCCAACACGGCGATGGTGGTCATACCCGCCCGTCGGTTCGGGAGCGCCTTGAAAGGCACCATTTTATGCCTCCACCGACCCGATTTCGACCATGGACTGGACGAAACCCCTCGGTCTGCTCGGCGTCGCCGTTCTCGCGCTACTCGTCGTCGGCGCGCTCGTCTCCCTCGTCATCAACACGCTTTCGGGCACTGCAGCAATCGTAACGGTCGCGCTGCTCGCCGTCCTCATCGCCGGGGTCGCACACGTCGGCGGTCGGTCGAAGCGCTGGCGGCAGAACCCGTACTGGTAACCGATTCGGTCCGTTTTTCGATTCCCCCTCGATTATCGACCCTGTCGTCCCTTCGTCTGGCGATAATCCGTGTCCATCAACTCGTGGAAATGCTGGACGAACGCTTCGGTCTGTTCTTCGGTCTGGTTTTCCGGCCGAATCATCGGGACGAGTTCGAACCCGCGTCCGCGAATCGTCGTCGCGTGGTCCGCTACGATGTCGATGTCGGCCGCCGGTTTCGTCGTGTATTCGGTCGCGATTTCCGCGAGCGCGCCCTCCCCGATGGGGACGAGGATTTCCGGGTTTATCATCCGTATTTCGGCGTTCAGATACGGCTCGCAGGTCATGATTTCTCCGTCCGTCGGTCCCCGCTCGGGATGACGACAGCGGGTCACGTAGGTGAGAAACGCGTTCTCGATCTCCGGTTCCTCGGCGTCCGGCGGGGATTCGTTCAATCCGAGTCGTCCGAGAATCTCCTGTAGTCGCTCCCCCGCCGCGTCGCCGGTGAAGGGAACGCCGGTTTCGTCCGCACCGTCGCCGGGCATCTCGCCGACGAACAGAAAATGGGCGTCCACGTCGCCGTAGCCGTGGACGACCTGCTCGCGTGTTTCACACAGGTCGCAGTTCGTGCAGGCTTCATCCATCCCAAACGGGTTCGAGCGTTCCTCCTGCTTCGCGTTCATACCCCCGATTGTGCCGCGAGCCTAAAAGGGGCTACTCCTTGACGAGCGCGAGAAACGACTCCGCCCATCGTGCACCGTCCCGAACCGAGACGCGATGGTTTCGCTCGTCGTAGTCGATGAGGCCCGCTGAGTCGAGTTTCGGGAGGTGAAGCTGATACAGCGTCGAGTAGTACTTGCGGTGTTGGTTATGCGTCGATCCTCCGCCCGGTCCGAGGCGTGCGACTGCAGTCGCCAATTCGTTGATGTCGACCGCATCCTCGGTGTCGAGGAGGTACCGAAGCACGTCACGTCTGCGTCTCGAACTGAGTGCCTCGAATAGGGTATCGAGCGGCGGTCCGTCCCGGGGCGCAGGCTGTGGACTTGCCGCGTCGTTCGCGTCGTTCGTGCCGTTCAGTTCGACCGTCTGGTCCACGAGCGCCCGAAACGGGGCGACAGCCGAGATATCGACCGCCGAAATCTCCGACGGTTCCTCACAGTAGAAGTAGCCGACTGCGTCGGCATCCGTGAGAAGGTTCGAAACGTCGTGGAAGAATGGAATCATCTCGTGGAGCGAAACGTGTTCGGTCGGGGTTGTGAGCGAGTCGAAGACGAGCACCGTCTCGCCGTCCGACGCCGCCAGTGCGGATGCAATCGCCTCCCGAACCCCGTCGAGGTCGTTCGGCCGTTCGACGGTTTCGACGACTCGCGCGGATCGCTCGTCGGGCGGGGTATCCGCCGTCGAGTCGTCCATCGTCGATCCGTCCGCCGTCGAGCGCATCGTTCGCCCGACTTCGATGATCCGAACGAACTCCGGAACCGTTCCGGTACGTCGTCGCCACGCACGCAGGAACGAATCGGCGGATCGGTCGTACGTCACCGCGACCAAGGCGTCCGCTTCGTCGTGGAGGGGTGAGAGACCGTTCGTCCGTTCGCAGTCGGCGGCAGACGTATCGACGAGGACGCTACTTCCGGTCTCGAAATCGTGATCTGTGTCGGTCATGGACGATACGTTCGACGATTGTTCGACTCGTCCGATACCCGTTGGAGGTGGGATACGATGTGGTATATCATTACTATGGGTCATATTGGGGCGGCAGATGTTTTTCGGCCGTTCACAACGCCGTCTTCGGCGTTATGGACGGCGATTCTCTCCGTCCGCGAATTCGGGTGACATCGGTGATTTCATGGATATTTACAGCGACATTGCTATAACAATGTTTCCCATGTTACCGTAGTACCAATGCTATCCGTACGCGCCATACGCATCAATTCGTAATAAAGTTGTCCGTGAATAAATCTAGGCGGACCGAATCTGGCTTCGTGCGCGAGCGGACGATTGCTCGGTCCGTCTTTCGAGTCGTACATCGGTTATCGTTTCCCGAGTCGTCGCTTCCGATACTGTGTTCGTGGAATGGGACCCGGTATCAGTGTCTCACCGTGTTGGGAGTTTCACGAACGAAGACGTGTCCGTTCGAATGAGCGAACACGGTGAGTCCGTCGAAGGGTAACACGATGTGACCGTCTGCTCGTTCCTCCCCTTGGTAGGTATCGGCGAAGAGTGCGTCGAGCGCATCCGGATCGACCACCTCCATCAACGGGATTCGGGTGGCGGTCGGGTCCACGTTTCGAATCGCGGCAATCGATTCGATGACGACTTCGCTGAGCGCTCTCGATGTGGTATCATAACAGGTGTGGTATCCACGAGGATTCGATGTGACGAGCGTCGGCCCTCGTTCTCCGTTGTCACCGCCCGCATTCGTTCTGTTCATCTACGATACGATGATATTCTCTCCCTCAAACGTTATAAAATTACGTCCCGGGACGACTACTCGGGGCGACTGGGATGGTAGTCGGTATCGTACTCGCCGGGTTGTGCGTCCAGTCGGTCGGGGTTGATTCGGCCACCGAGGAGCATGAAGTCCACGAGCGTCAACGCGAGCATGGCTTCGACGACGGGCACGCCGCGCGGCGGAAGGACGGGGTCGTGTCGGCCGATGACTTGTACTTCCTTCTCCTCGCCAGTCTCCCAATCGACCGTGGTCTGGGTCTTCGGAATGGACGTCGGTGCGTGAAGCGTGACCTCGCCGTAAATCGGTTCGCCGGACGTGATGCCGCCCTGAATCCCGCCGTGACGGTTCTCCATGGGTTTCGGATCCTCGTTCTCGTCGAACTCCCATTCGTCGTTTCTGTCGTGGCCTGCCCATTCGCGCGACTCCCGCCCGAGTCCGAACTCGAAGGCGGTGGACGCGGGAACCGACATCATGGCCTGTCCGAGTCGTGCTTCGACAGAGTCGAAGCGCGGTGCGCCCAATCCACGCGGGACGCCACGGGCCTCGAAGTAGATCGACCCGCCGATGGAGTCTCCCTGTTCCTGATAGTCGTCGATCAACTCGCGCATCTCCTCGGCGGCGTCAGGGTCGGCACAGCGGACCTCGTTTTCCTCGCTGTGTTCGAGCATCTCCTCGAACGTCACGTCGGGCCCGAACGTCGCCGATCTGGTTGACGTGGGCTTTCAGTTCGACGCCGACCGACGAGAGGATTTTCTTGGCGACCGCTCCGGCCGCGACCCAGTTCACCGTCTCGCGCGCGGACGAACCGACCGCCGCCGCCCCAGTTTCGCGTGCCGAACTTCGCGGAGTAGGTAAAATCGCCGTGGCTCGGGCGCGGCGCGGTGATGAAGGGTTCGTACTTCCCGGACTGGGCGTCCTTGTTCTGGATGACCATACCGATGGGCGTCCCGGTGGTGTAGCCGTCCTGAACCCCGCTGTTGATCGTTACTGCGTCGGGTTCGTTTCGACTGGTGGTTATCATCGACTGGCCGGGTTTGCGCCGGTCCAAGTCGGCCTGTACATCCTCCGTCGAGAGTTCGAGACCGGCGGGACAACCGCTGATCGTGACTCCCATCGCCTCGCCGTGGCTCTCGCCGTACGTCGTCACCTGAAAGAGGCGTCCGAATCGGTTTCCGTTCATAACCGTGTCTGTGTGACCGGGGCATTTAGAGGTTACAGACCGCGGAACGTTTCGCCACGGCGGCCGAAAGAAAATTTATACCCGGAACCCCAACACGGAGGCGATGAATCGGCGTCGCTTCCTCGCTTTGACGGGGTTCGCTGGCAGCCTCGCGGGCTGCATTGGCCGCCTCCCGTTCGATGACGAGGACGCCTCGAAACCGGTGAGCCTGCGCGTTCGTAACTACTTCGAAGAACGGCGGGTCGTCACGGTGACGATAAAAGGAAAACGGGGGAAGAAACGATACAAATCCGATTTCTATCTCTTTCCTGGCTGGGTCGCGAACAGACGAAACATCCTCGAAGCGGGCACGTACAAAGTGAACGTTCAACTCGACAACGGAATGTGGCGCACCGCGGAGTGGACGATGGAGGGCTGTGACACGAACGTCATTCTGGTCGATGCCGGTCAGGACGGTGTCGGTATCACCTCGACGTGTCAGAAGCACACGACCACCGAGACGGAGACGTCCTCCGGAAACGAGACGTCCTCCGGAAACGAGACGACGTCCGGGAACGAACCGGTCACCGAGACGGAGATGCCCGTCGGAAACGAGACGACCAGTGAAACGGGAACGTCCGAATCGGAAACGACCTTCTGATTAGCGCTGCACGTCGCCGCCGAGGTCGTAGAGCACCTCGAAGAAGTCGGGAAACGACACGTCGACGTGTTCGGCGTCCGCTATCATCGTCGTCCCGTCGGCCGCGAGACCGGCGACGGCGAGCGCCATCACGATCCGATGATCCGCGTGGCCGTCCACGACGGACCCGACGAGGTCGGACTCGCCGCCGTACACGGTGAGCGCGTCGTCTTCTTCCTCGACTTTCGCTCCCAAGTTCGAGAGTTCCTTCGCCATCACGGTCACGCGGTCGGTCTCCTTGTAGCGGACGTGCTCGCAGTTCTCGATGCGCGTCTCACCGTCCGCGGCGGCACCGAGCGCCGCGATGGTCGGGAGCAGGTCGGGCGTGTCCCCGACGTCCACCGTCGTCCCCGAGAGCGACGACTGTTTGACCGTCAGCACGCCGTCGTTCCGGTTCCAATCGACGTCCCCGCCCATGTCCGCCAGCACGTCCACGATGTATGTGTCGCCCTGTGCACTCGGATACGCGCCCTCGACTTGGACGCTCTCGCCGTCCTCGGCGGCGATAGCACCCGCGGCGAGCAGGTAAGAGATGGACGAGAAGTCGCCGGGGACGTGATACTCCCCGTCGCTCGGTTCGTAGAACTGACCGCCAGCGACCGAGTAGCCGTCCGCTTGCTCCTTCGCGGTGACGCCGAAGTCGGAAAGCAGTTCCAGCGTGATGTCCACGTACGGTGCCGACTTGAGTTCGGTCTCCAGTTCGATTTCCACCCCGTCCTCGGTCAGCGCCCCCGCCATCAGAAGGGACGAGACGTACTGGGAGGACACGTCGCCGGGAATCGAGACCGTCCCGCCCGACACCGGGCCCTTGATGACGAGCGGTGCCTTCCCGTTTCCGCGGCTACTTTCGGCCCGCCCGCCGAGTTGCTCTATCGCCGAGAGCATCGGCCCCTGCGGCCGCGAGCGGAGCGAGGCGTCGCCCGTCAACACGGTGATGCCATCGACCAGCGCCGCGGTCCCCGAGACGAGTCGCGTGGTTGTCCCGCTGTTCCCGCAGTCGAGCACGTCCGCTGGCGTCCCCGGTTCGCCGCCGAAGCCGTCGATTTCGATCGCTTCGCCGGTATCCGTCACGTCGCCGCCGAAGCTTCGACGGCGCGCATGGTCGCCTTCGTGTCCGCACTGATCAGCGGGTCGAACACCAGCGCGCCGCCGGAACAGCCCGCCGCGAGAATCGCTCTATGCGTGTAACTCTTCGACGGCGGTGCGCGCGCCGTCCCCGTGAGGTCCGATTGGGAGATTTCGACATCCATGTGCGGGTCGTCTACCCGAACGGGTATCAGAATACCGCTCCGGAAAATATTTTCCTGAATTTATCGAACGGATGTCATCAGCTGACGGTACCGCTACCTGACGATGGTTACCGGAACCGTCGCCCGCCCCGCCACGTTCTTCGCGACGCTGCCGAACAGCGTTTCGAACCGCTCGGACGCGCCGCGGTGGCCGACGAAGATGGCGTCGTAACCGTTGTCGTCGGCGTACTCCGTGATCTCCTGTACCGGTTCGCCGTACAGCAATCCGGTATCGAGGTTCGTCCCCTCGCGCTCGGCGGCCGCCGCCGCATCGTCCAGCAGTTCCTGTCCGTGCGTTTCGGCGTCCTCGACGTTCGACAGGATGAGATCGCGGTTCGCCTCGGCGAAACTCGTCGGCGGTACGTCGTCCGCCGCGACGATTTCCTCGGGAACGACGACGTGAACCGCCGTCACCGATTGTCCCGTACTCCGTGCGAGGTCGAGTGCGTACCGGAGCGCGTCCATGCTCGCCCCCGACCCGTCGATTGCGACCAGATATCCCCCCATGGTGACTGGTAGTTCGTCGTGTAGGAGGATGTGAATTTCGGTGATACGATTTCGGGAACCGAAATCAAAGCTAGTAGATTTTGCGCAATCGTAATAATTATTTATATTCAACCAGAAACTCGGATTTCGAACATGAAACGCTCGAAGTGGGTAACCTACGGGTTGTTTTTCCTCGGTGTATTCCTCATCGTCGGGGGGGGGTCGTGGCCTGTATCGGGGCGTTCGACCACCAGTTCGCGCTCGATTCCTCGGCGAAGAGCCAGCCCAGTTCGGGTCAGCACGTCTTTCACTACGAGAATTTGAACGAGGATCAAAAACACGTGGTCGATGGTGCAATCGGTGGGAAACAGTACACGCTGGACACTGCCACCACGATTCCGGGTCACGGGCAATCGCTCACCGGCGGGAAGGTGACCGTAGTCAAAGGGGACACGTACTACACCTTCAGCCACGAGACGTACTTCGCCGCGACGAAGCCTCCGGGACTGGCGGTGATTGCGCTAGTTCTCGGTGGAATCGTAGCAATCATCGAGGGGATACGCCGACAGCACTTTTCGCACCGCCGACTTCCGTGGCAGGTCGGCGGATAGGCTCCCATCGTTTTCTATCGTAACGCCGTCTCACAGCCGATTTCCGGGCGATGTTGCCGGAAAGGCGTTCGTTCTCCGACATCGTTTTGGTCGTTGCCTCTGTGACGAAGGACATGGAACAGGACCTCTCGGCACTGGATTCCGCGCTCGATACGATGGACGTCGATGGCTTCCTCATCGACGCCGACTCGACGGATTCCGACCAACTGTATCTCTCGGGTTTCGACGCGCCGGACCCGTTCACGACGCTGTACGCGGACGGCGTTCACCTCCTCGTCTCCAGTTTGGAGTACGGGCGGGCCAAAAAGGAGAGCAACGCGGAAAGCGTCTCCCGCATGTCCGACTACGACTACTTCTCGAAGGTCGCGGAGTACGGTTCCGAGGAGGCGGAGTACCACGTTCTCGCCGAATTCCTCGCCGACGAGGGCGTCGAATCGGTCGCGGTACCCAGTCGGTTCCCGGTCGGCATCGCGGACGGCCTGCGCGAACACGGCGTGACGGTGACGCCCGACGAAACCGCGGTCGTCGAGGGAATCCGTTCGACGAAGACCGACGACGAGGTCGAACACATCCGCGTCGCACAGAAGGCCAACGAGGCGTCCATGCACGCGGCCGAGGACCTGATCGCCGCGGCGACGGTCGAGGACGGCGTGCTCCACTACGAGGGCGAACCGCTGACCAGCGAGCGCGTGAAGGAGGAGATAGAGGTCACGCTGCTGCGCCACGGGGCCGCGCTGGACGAGACCATCGTGGCGTGTGGCTCCGCGGCGCCGACCCGCACAACCGTGGGAGCGGACCGCTCGCCGCCGACGAGGCCATCATCATCGACATCTTCCCGAAGGACAAGTCCTCGAAGTATCACGCCGACATGACCCGGACGTTCGTCAATGGCGAGCCTTCGGCGGAGATTCGGGAGTACTACGAACTCACCCACGAGGCGTTCGACGCCGCCTTCGACGCCCTCGAACCCGGCGCGACGGGCGAGGAGGTTCACGCGGCCGTCTGCGACGTGTACGAGGACGCGGGCTACGACACGCTCCGAAGCAACCCGAACGCCGAGACGGGATTCATCCACAGTACGGGACACGGTGTCGGCCTCGACGTGCACGAACTCCCGAAGGTCAGCCCTAGCGGCGGCGAACTGAAACCCGGCCACATCGTCACCATCGAACCCGGACTCTACGACCCGGCGGTCGGCGGCGTCCGCATCGAGGACATCGCCGTCGTCACCGAGGACGGCTACGAGAACCTGACCGACTACCCGATTCAACTCGTCGTGGACGACGAGTAGGTCGACCACTGTCCAGCCGTTTTCGTTTCTCCCCTACGAGATAGCGGCGGGTTTCTCCCGGTCGAACACGCTTTAGCCCGCGCTCCGAAAAGCGGAACCATGGCCGACGAATTTCGTTCCTTCGAGGGGCTTCGGCGAGCGCTCGCCGAGACCACGTTCGACACCCCACCGGCAATCGTCTGCAACGCACATGTAACCGGTTTGAGCGTCGCCCGCGCGCTCGCCGCACACGACGTTCCCGTCATCGCCATCGACCGAAACGGGAAGGGCGTCGCACCGTACTCCGACACCGTGGACTTCGCCGGGCAGGTGACCTACCCGCTCGACGATTCGGACGGTTTCCGCGAGGACGTGGAAGCATTCGCCGCCGAACTGGGTCACGAACCCGTTGCGTTCCCCTGCATGGACGAGTGGGTCCACGCCTTCGCCGGAACCGAACCCGAGGGCGTTCGATTGCCGTTCGCCGGGCGGGAGACCATCGACGCCGTGCTCGACAAGGAATCCCTGTACGCGAAGGCCGAGCAGTTGGGCGTCCCGTACCCCGAAACGTACCGCCTCTCCGAGACGAGTACCGACGACGCGGCCGACGCCCTTGGCTTCCCGCTGGTCGTCAAACCGGCGCTCAAACGCGAGTTCGAGGAGGCCGTCGGCACCAACGTCATCGAAGTCGCGACCGCGAGGAACTGGCCGACGTGGCCGCGATGGCCGAGGACGCCGGGATCAACGTCATGGCACAGGAGAAGGTGGACATCGCCGTCGGGAAGGACTGCTCGCTCGCCTCCTACGTTCCCGAATCGGGTTCCCCAGTTACCTTCGTCGGCAACGCGCGGGTTCGCTACCCGCAGGCGTTCGGCACGTCGTGTCTCGTTCGCGAGGCCGACCACCCCAAAATCGAGGAGCGCGCGCTGACGGTGTTGGAGGAGACGGGCTACCACGGCATCAGCGAATCCGAGTTCGTCTACGACCGGAACCGGGAGGAGTACGTCCTCCTCGACATCAACACCCGCCCGTGGAAGTGGATCTCGCTTCCCGTTCAGGCCGGTGCGGACCTTCCGGGAGCCGCCTACGCCGAAGCCACTGGGAAGGAATTCGAATTCGACGGCACGCACGACGCCACGTGGGTCTACCTCGCCGATTACCTGAAACTGCTGGCAAGCGATTCCGGTTTCTCGGACGTTCTCTCGGACAACCAGTGGGAGTCGTTGCTCTCCGGTCGGTTCGAACGGGAGCGAGATTTGACCACCGGCGTGTATCGGCCGAGCGACGTGGGGCCGGTGCGTCGTCTGATGAAAACCGAGTTCGGTGGCACCGAGTACTACTGTTCCTGCTAGCGCAATTTTTGGATCTGGTTTTTTCGCAATTTTGGCGTTCACAGCCGTTGGCTGGCGCGTTTGCGGTCGATTGGCGTGCCACGGCTAAGTGGTGTTTTTTCGAGCGACCAGCGGCAGTGAGATACTGAACCATACTGATTTGAACTGAATCGTACTGCTCTGGACTGGTGGCTGAAGCGTTATTTTCTCGTCCGGCGTCGAACGTTCTCGTTCGTTACGCAGAGCGGTGTTTGGTGAGGTTATCAGTGCAGTTTCTGGAAGGTAGACCGCCTCGAAAGCTCCCGCTGGTCGCTCGTCCCTCGCGCGGGCGCACTGGCGTGCGCCACCGTCAGAGCTCTGCTCTGACGAGCCATTCGCTCGCTCCTTCTCACTCACGAAGACATCGTGCGCCGTGCGGTTGGCCCGTATCGGCCCGCCTGTCCAACCGGGTGGCGCGCGCTGGCGGGACGGGTCGGCCGAACTGCTGGCCGACCCGTCCCGCTGACAGCGTGCGAGGGATGACGGAGGGAGCGACAGCGACCGGAGGAATCGGCTGGGGAGGGTGTGGCTGTCGCGGTGCGGTCGGGGTGGGACTGAAAGGGGCCGGCCGTTCGCGCTCGCTTGTTGCTGTGCAGGCCCTATCCGCGGCGGGTGTTGCGGAGAGCGCGGATATCCTGCACAGCAACCGCGAGCGGACGGGGGCTTTCGGGGTCGTCGTCCCAACGGCTGCAATCACAAAGCAACGAAATCAACGTCGTAGCGGACGGACGGGGGCTTTCGAGGTCTGCTTCTCAGTTACTGCGACCGTAAAACCAGCAGATACGTCTTGCCGTACTCCAATCGGGAACTCACAATCGAACTACTCTACAAACTTCCATCGTTCTCCCCGTCGCTGTCGTATGAGATGACGGTGAAGTTGGCCGGGTCCCGCCTACATTTGCCCCGACGTTCCGACTACCACGTACCGAATCACAATGAGCGACGAAACCATCCACTTCAACCTGTTCACGATGAATTCGGTGGAGCACGTGACGGCGGGCAACTGGCGCACGCCGGGCGACCAGTCACACCGCTACACCGAGATGAGCTACTGGCAGGAGGTGGCTCGACTCGCGGAGAAGGGCGGCTTCGACGCCGTGTTCTTCGCCGACGTGCGGGGGATTTACGACGTGTACGGCGGGGAACGAACAACGGCCATCGAGAAGGCGATCCAAACGCCAGCGAACGATCCGGAACTGGTGATTCCGGCGATGGCGAGCGTCACCGACGACCTCGGCTTCGCGGTGACGCGCTCGACCACCTATGTCCATCCGTACCAACTCGCTCGCGAGCTTTCGACGCTGGACCACCTCACGGACGGCCGACTCGCGTTCAACGTCGTCACGTCGTACCTCGAAAGCGCGGCCGAAAACCTCGGTCTCGACGGGCGAATGGAACACGACGCGCGCTACGACCGCGCCGAGGAGTTCATGCAGGTCTGCTATCGCCTATGGGAGGACAGTTGGGAGGACGACGCGGTAGTTCGGGACCGAGAGGCGGGGCGGTACACCGACCCCGAGAAGGTCCACGCCATCGACTACGAGGGCGAGCACTTCTCGGTGCCCGGCCCGCACTCCTGCGAGCCGTCACCACAGCGGACACCCGTCCTGTATCAGGCCGGGTCCTCGGAGCGCGGTCGGGGGTTCGCGGCGAACAACGCGGAGGCGCTGTTCGTCAGCCAACCCACCAAGGATGCCGTCGCAAATTACGTCGAGGACGTGCGGGCGCGCGCCGACGCGGCCGGGAGAAACGGCGAGGACCTCGCCTTCTTCGCTGGCATCGCGCCCATTGTGGGCGAGACGGAAGAAGTCGCGCGGGCGAAGTACGATAAATATCGGAAAAACGTCGATACGGATGCGACGCTGACCCTGCTCGGCGGTTTCATGGACATCGATTTCTCGGAACTCGAACCCGACCAGCGAGTCGAACACATCGAAACCGACGCGATGCAAGGCGCGGTCAACGCCCTGACCAAGCATGCGCCGGAACAGGACTGGACGGTTCGCGACGTGGCGGAATTTTGTGGTCTGGGTTCCACCTCGCCCCTCGTCGTCGGATCCCCGGAAACCGTCGCCGACGAACTGGAGGCGTGGCGCGCGGAGACGGGTGTCTCCGGCTTCAATCTGAAGGAAATCGTCCGCCCCGGGACGCTCCGGGATTTCGTCGAACTGGTCGTACCGGAACTCAGGGAGCGCGGCCTCGTTCGCGAGGAGTACGAAGGCGAAACCCTCAGGCAGAACATGCTCGGTCGCCGGTATCTGTCCGAGGACCACCCGGCGAAACGATAGCGTGGAGCGTCCGGAAATCCGGGCTATCCACCGAACCACCCCGCGTTACGGCACGTCCTCCCTTCGTTTCCGGTTGAACGATAGCGCGCTTTATTCCCGTACTCGCCGTAGTTCGATTGCGGGGGAACCACCATGAGCATCGGAACAACAGACAACGAGACGGTCGTCCGCCGCGACATCGAGGAGGTATGGAGCAGCGACGGCGACTTGAACGCCATCGACGACACCGTGACGGACGACTTCGTCTATCACACGTCGATGATGGAGATCAACGGTCCGGCGGAGTACCGCGAGATGGCCGAGGAGACCCGAAAGATGTTTTCGGACTTCGACATGGACATCGAGGACGTCATCTCGTCGGACGACGAGGTGGTCGTTCGGTACACGATGCGGGGGACCAACACCGGCGGGATGATGGGCAAGGAACCGACCAACGAACGCATCGAGATGACGGGCATCATCATCGACCGACTGGAGGACGGGAAGATACGCGAACGATACGAGAACGCCGACGAACTCGGCATGCTCGTCCAACTCGGCGTGATCGAACTGCCGCCCGAGATGCGGGAGATAGAGGAGTAATCGGGACGGCGGAACCGACCCCGACCTGTTTTTTGACTCACGAAACGAGGTTCCCGCTGTCGGATCACGCGACGTTTCCCGCCGTTCAACGGCCGAATTCGAGCGAACGATGTGTTCGGCTTATGCTCGCTCCCACCGTCCGGGCGTGGAGGGGAGATAATATGAGTATCAAAACGGCGGACAATGAAGCGCTCGTCCGGCGGGAGATTCAGCACGTGTGGGACAGCGAAGGCGACCTCGACGCGATTCCCGACCTCGTGACCGACGACTTCGTCTTTCACAATCCGATGCTCGACGAACCGGCACGCGGCCCCGCCGAGTATCGAGCGTTAGTGGCGGGGTTCCACGACGCCTTCTCGGGGATGAAACACCACGTCGAGGAGATGCACGCGGTGGACGACGTCGTGGTGACACGGTACAGGACGCGGGCGACGAACGACGGAGAACTGATGGGTAACGAACCGACGGGGAAGGAGATAGACGTCACCGGTATCGTCGTGGACCACCTGCGGGACGACAAACTGGCGGAACGCTACGTCAACG of Haladaptatus sp. R4 contains these proteins:
- a CDS encoding uracil-DNA glycosylase family protein, with the translated sequence MNAKQEERSNPFGMDEACTNCDLCETREQVVHGYGDVDAHFLFVGEMPGDGADETGVPFTGDAAGERLQEILGRLGLNESPPDAEEPEIENAFLTYVTRCRHPERGPTDGEIMTCEPYLNAEIRMINPEILVPIGEGALAEIATEYTTKPAADIDIVADHATTIRGRGFELVPMIRPENQTEEQTEAFVQHFHELMDTDYRQTKGRQGR
- a CDS encoding HalOD1 output domain-containing protein; this encodes MNRTNAGGDNGERGPTLVTSNPRGYHTCYDTTSRALSEVVIESIAAIRNVDPTATRIPLMEVVDPDALDALFADTYQGEERADGHIVLPFDGLTVFAHSNGHVFVRETPNTVRH
- a CDS encoding universal stress protein — encoded protein: MGGYLVAIDGSGASMDALRYALDLARSTGQSVTAVHVVVPEEIVAADDVPPTSFAEANRDLILSNVEDAETHGQELLDDAAAAAEREGTNLDTGLLYGEPVQEITEYADDNGYDAIFVGHRGASERFETLFGSVAKNVAGRATVPVTIVR
- a CDS encoding LLM class flavin-dependent oxidoreductase; amino-acid sequence: MSDETIHFNLFTMNSVEHVTAGNWRTPGDQSHRYTEMSYWQEVARLAEKGGFDAVFFADVRGIYDVYGGERTTAIEKAIQTPANDPELVIPAMASVTDDLGFAVTRSTTYVHPYQLARELSTLDHLTDGRLAFNVVTSYLESAAENLGLDGRMEHDARYDRAEEFMQVCYRLWEDSWEDDAVVRDREAGRYTDPEKVHAIDYEGEHFSVPGPHSCEPSPQRTPVLYQAGSSERGRGFAANNAEALFVSQPTKDAVANYVEDVRARADAAGRNGEDLAFFAGIAPIVGETEEVARAKYDKYRKNVDTDATLTLLGGFMDIDFSELEPDQRVEHIETDAMQGAVNALTKHAPEQDWTVRDVAEFCGLGSTSPLVVGSPETVADELEAWRAETGVSGFNLKEIVRPGTLRDFVELVVPELRERGLVREEYEGETLRQNMLGRRYLSEDHPAKR
- a CDS encoding ester cyclase, which codes for MSIGTTDNETVVRRDIEEVWSSDGDLNAIDDTVTDDFVYHTSMMEINGPAEYREMAEETRKMFSDFDMDIEDVISSDDEVVVRYTMRGTNTGGMMGKEPTNERIEMTGIIIDRLEDGKIRERYENADELGMLVQLGVIELPPEMREIEE
- a CDS encoding ester cyclase, producing the protein MSIKTADNEALVRREIQHVWDSEGDLDAIPDLVTDDFVFHNPMLDEPARGPAEYRALVAGFHDAFSGMKHHVEEMHAVDDVVVTRYRTRATNDGELMGNEPTGKEIDVTGIVVDHLRDDKLAERYVNDDALTARTTRYRRTPATT